Proteins from a genomic interval of Desulfovulcanus ferrireducens:
- a CDS encoding heme exporter protein CcmB, producing MTLKTWAIVRKDLQLIFSGGGGLVQAVLLGLLLIFVFSLANPVGEKVSPQGAAAIFWLASSFALILVFNTLYSVEEENLSRIGLILAPIPVQMIWVGKAVAGALLLLLAQIVFLPAVVVFLGQETLISWPKALVLLLGVDWGLVSIGSLLGAVSQGHNTKDSLLSIIVFPLLIPLLLAGIRLGALYFGATLESPGSWFGLIFSFDALFTGAALILFPFIYTGE from the coding sequence ATGACTCTTAAAACCTGGGCTATTGTCCGCAAAGACCTGCAGCTTATCTTCTCTGGTGGAGGAGGGCTGGTTCAGGCCGTTCTTTTGGGGTTGCTACTCATTTTTGTCTTTAGTCTGGCCAATCCTGTGGGCGAAAAGGTTTCGCCTCAGGGGGCGGCAGCCATCTTCTGGCTGGCTTCAAGCTTTGCCCTTATCCTTGTATTTAATACTTTGTATTCTGTAGAGGAGGAAAATCTCTCCCGCATTGGTTTGATTTTGGCTCCAATTCCAGTGCAAATGATCTGGGTAGGCAAGGCTGTGGCCGGAGCTTTGCTCCTGCTCTTGGCCCAGATAGTTTTTTTGCCAGCAGTGGTCGTGTTTTTAGGGCAAGAAACCCTGATTTCCTGGCCAAAGGCCCTGGTTTTACTTTTGGGCGTAGACTGGGGGTTAGTTAGTATAGGCTCACTTTTAGGTGCTGTTTCTCAAGGCCATAATACCAAGGACTCTCTTTTGAGTATTATAGTTTTTCCTCTTCTTATCCCGCTTCTTCTGGCCGGAATTCGTCTAGGTGCTTTATATTTTGGGGCAACCTTAGAGAGTCCCGGGTCCTGGTTCGGCCTTATTTTTTCTTTTGACGCCCTGTTTACCGGAGCTGCGCTTATTTTATTTCCTTTTATCTATACCGGGGAATAG
- a CDS encoding cytochrome c biogenesis protein: MSATLAVLALIGLIASQYFIWVYAPLEETMGLVQKIFYFHLPLAWWALFSFFVVFAASILFLLKEDSKWDALAGASAEFGVVLSTLALISGSLWGRAAWNTWWTWDPRLTTTLVMWFVYSGYLVLRTAPLNEQKRKKICAALGIVAFLDVPLVFFSARLWRSIHPAVFAAKGGGLEPEMWHTVIICVIAWGFLTLSVIGLRWRQIIVEQRVKDLIKF; this comes from the coding sequence TTGTCCGCAACACTTGCAGTATTAGCTTTGATTGGCCTGATTGCATCCCAGTATTTCATCTGGGTCTATGCTCCACTAGAAGAAACAATGGGTTTAGTACAAAAAATATTTTACTTTCATCTTCCTCTGGCTTGGTGGGCCTTGTTCAGCTTTTTTGTGGTTTTTGCGGCAAGTATTTTATTTCTGTTAAAAGAGGATAGTAAATGGGATGCCTTGGCGGGAGCTTCTGCGGAATTTGGCGTGGTGCTCAGTACCTTGGCCTTGATAAGCGGATCTCTTTGGGGTCGCGCTGCCTGGAATACATGGTGGACCTGGGACCCGCGCTTGACCACGACTTTAGTCATGTGGTTTGTCTACAGCGGATATTTAGTTTTACGAACTGCCCCCTTAAATGAACAGAAAAGGAAAAAAATTTGCGCTGCTTTGGGTATAGTTGCTTTTTTGGATGTCCCCCTGGTCTTTTTTTCGGCCAGGCTTTGGCGTAGCATTCATCCTGCTGTCTTTGCTGCTAAGGGGGGAGGATTAGAGCCTGAAATGTGGCATACTGTAATTATTTGCGTTATTGCTTGGGGTTTTTTGACTTTATCTGTTATTGGGCTGCGTTGGAGACAGATTATAGTAGAACAGAGAGTAAAAGATTTAATCAAGTTTTGA
- a CDS encoding CcmD family protein, which translates to MKYLIISNVIIWLGIGGYLFFLATKAKKLERKLKQLELLNNE; encoded by the coding sequence GTGAAGTATTTGATTATTAGCAATGTAATCATTTGGCTGGGAATCGGTGGCTATCTATTTTTTCTGGCCACCAAGGCAAAAAAGTTAGAAAGAAAACTTAAGCAATTGGAGTTATTAAATAATGAGTAG
- a CDS encoding branched-chain amino acid ABC transporter substrate-binding protein, producing the protein MLGRLFLSVALVVLGAGLVFAGETIKIGVAGPHSGDLASYGLPSINAAKLVIDKYNAKGGILGKKIEIVKEDDQCKPELATNVATKLVSDGVAGVIGHICSGATKAALTIYKDAKIVAISPASTNPPLTQSGMYPNFFRTIAPDDAQAKLDVDFVLNYLKAKKVAIIHDKGDYGKGLATMEKKFIEQDGRAKVVLFEGVTPGGVDYSAVVQKIKRAKPDVVLFGGYHPEASKIVTTMRRKRVKIPFLAGDGVKDISFIKVAGKYAEGVYASGPRDVSNNPEYKEAVKEHKKVFGTDPGPFFENAYAATEALLNAIEKAGSTKYESIVKVLRTQYVNTPLGKIKFDAKGDAEGVGFSVYQVQNGKFVEVK; encoded by the coding sequence ATGTTGGGCCGCTTATTTTTATCCGTGGCCCTGGTTGTCCTTGGTGCAGGCTTGGTTTTTGCTGGGGAAACAATCAAAATTGGTGTGGCAGGTCCGCATAGCGGCGACTTGGCCTCTTATGGTTTGCCTTCAATAAATGCAGCAAAATTGGTGATTGACAAGTATAACGCTAAAGGTGGCATTTTAGGTAAAAAAATCGAAATTGTTAAAGAAGATGATCAGTGTAAACCCGAGTTGGCAACTAATGTTGCTACAAAGCTTGTTTCTGATGGTGTTGCTGGGGTAATTGGGCATATTTGTAGTGGTGCTACAAAGGCTGCTTTGACTATTTATAAGGATGCTAAAATCGTAGCTATCTCTCCTGCTTCTACCAACCCACCGCTCACTCAAAGCGGCATGTATCCCAATTTCTTCAGAACCATAGCTCCAGACGATGCCCAGGCAAAACTGGATGTTGACTTTGTCTTGAATTATTTAAAGGCGAAAAAGGTTGCCATTATTCACGACAAGGGTGATTACGGCAAGGGACTGGCAACAATGGAGAAAAAGTTTATAGAGCAGGATGGTCGGGCTAAAGTAGTTCTCTTTGAAGGTGTGACCCCGGGCGGTGTTGATTACTCAGCAGTAGTACAAAAAATCAAAAGGGCAAAACCGGATGTCGTGCTTTTTGGCGGTTACCATCCAGAGGCATCTAAAATTGTGACTACAATGCGTAGAAAAAGAGTCAAAATTCCTTTCTTGGCAGGTGATGGAGTAAAAGATATATCTTTTATTAAAGTAGCTGGTAAATATGCTGAAGGCGTTTACGCGTCTGGACCAAGAGATGTTTCCAATAATCCGGAGTATAAGGAAGCAGTTAAAGAACACAAAAAAGTTTTTGGCACCGATCCTGGACCTTTCTTTGAAAATGCTTATGCAGCAACAGAAGCCCTGTTAAATGCCATTGAGAAGGCTGGTTCAACAAAATATGAATCTATTGTAAAAGTTTTACGTACTCAGTATGTAAACACCCCATTAGGCAAAATTAAATTTGATGCAAAAGGTGATGCTGAAGGCGTAGGATTTTCTGTTTACCAGGTTCAAAATGGTAAATTTGTAGAGGTTAAATAG
- a CDS encoding tetratricopeptide repeat protein codes for MSRALNLINVQKTVSLFGLGCLLLIFVSSLVYRVKSPSLTLVVHNKQEQAQNPMMEIVTLMQTLEKEPNNIQVLTSLGNRFMYMRAWEKAMDFWGRVLAIEPENKMALNQIGVCYFELGKYPQARDTFLKLIKIDNKNYRAYYNLAIIYKYYLDNKDEAKKYLQKILDMRPDDKELLEAVQREMHSPKKD; via the coding sequence ATGAGTAGGGCATTGAATCTAATAAATGTTCAAAAAACTGTAAGTCTTTTTGGTTTAGGGTGCTTGCTTCTGATTTTTGTTTCTTCACTTGTTTATAGAGTAAAATCCCCTTCTCTGACTCTTGTTGTCCATAACAAGCAGGAACAGGCCCAGAATCCCATGATGGAAATAGTCACTCTAATGCAGACGCTGGAAAAAGAACCTAATAATATCCAAGTCTTAACATCTCTTGGAAACAGATTTATGTATATGCGTGCTTGGGAAAAGGCCATGGATTTTTGGGGCAGAGTTTTAGCCATTGAACCAGAGAATAAAATGGCTTTGAATCAGATAGGTGTCTGTTATTTTGAGCTAGGTAAATATCCACAGGCAAGAGATACATTCTTAAAATTAATTAAAATTGATAACAAAAATTACAGAGCTTACTATAACCTGGCTATCATATACAAATATTATCTAGATAACAAGGATGAGGCCAAGAAGTATTTACAAAAAATCTTAGACATGCGACCTGACGATAAAGAACTCTTAGAAGCAGTGCAAAGAGAAATGCATAGTCCAAAAAAAGATTAA